The stretch of DNA taaatgacctgCGATGGTCACATTTTCTAATCCATGTTCGCTTGATTTTGGGGTAAAGTCAGCTGTTTGTGCATATGATTATGtaagaaatgaatgaaagaacTTTAGTGCTCATGATTCAGGTGGAAACTCCATAACCATTAATTTCATAGAGTGAAAAACAGCCCATGTGGCTCCAGCTCACCGGGCTCCATACACGTAGAAGCAGTAGATGTGGAAGGTGAGCAGAGCAACCATGTCAGACAGCAGTGACAGAGCAAAGGTGATGCCCAGGCACGCAGACAGTCCTCCATACCAAAGAATGGTCTCAATGAAGGGAGACATTAGGTGGATGTAGCCTGGAAAAGGAACCAAATGTGTGACTAACATCAGGACTTACATTGAGGAGGCTTTAGCTGAGGCACTGTACATGCACAGAGAGAACACAGGACACTGGTGTGCAGGATTCAGGGCACAACTCACTGATCCAGAGGTGGATGTGATACAGGAAAAAGCGTCCAAGGACCTGGTCCAAGGCCCGGTTCATCTTCAGCCCTGCAGGAGCCCCCATCAGCCACTGCAACAGCTCTTCCAGCTCTTTAGCTACATGCTGACAAAGAATTTAATTGATTAATTGTTGGGACGATGTTAATCAGTCGACGAGAGGCAACTTAACTACTGTAGTTCCAGGATTAgagattaaaatgacaaaacattCTTTATCGTGGAAGATTTTTGACCTTCTGGAGTGAGGAAAAACCCTCCCGTGGGGCCTGACTTACGTCGGCTGCAGGGAGCAGCGCGTTGGCTATGATACTGATACGATTGTCTCTGTAGAGCCATGACATGAGCAGCACGCCGAGAGCCACGTCGACCAGAAGCGACACCAAGATGTTGGctttcctgcagacagacagaaatctTTCCATTTACACACCTAAACAAGGGTCAACCCTGAACGTGCGTCTGAGGAAAGCTTTGGCAGGTGAGCTGAGGTGTCACAACTCTCCAAATCTGCAAAAATACGTCTGCAACATCACCTCATGAAGGGAGCGTGTCCTGCAGCTGGCTTCACTGAGCTCAGCGTCCTCATGTGTTCGGTTCTGTAGCTCCACTGGTCACATGTGGACAGTTTACTGGACAGGAAGCGCAGCGGATAAAGATTGAAGACCCTGAAATCAAATGATATGAAGAGGATAATGGCAAATAGAAATGTGCGGAACTCATTCAGTTGGGGAAAAGCAGGTTTGTGCATTTCTCACGAGAAGTTACAGATCCTGGTCCACTTGGAAAGCAGCCAGCTGATCAGCAGACACAAAGGTACAGAGGCCTGTTTGAGCAGCTCAACGATGATGCTCGCTTCTCGACCTTGAGACTGCCAGTGTGTCGACTTCAGCGGCCCATCGTCATATCTGTCCAGGAAGAAGAGAGGTCGGCTGCGGGCCACCGTCTGGAAGACCTGGAGAACCACGAGTCAAAGTTGAAATAGCAACAAGCTCCTTCATCTCacgtgtcacctgtgtctgtacCTCTCTCAGCTCCGATGGTGGATCTGTGTCAGGGACTTCTATGGGGTGAAGCTGTGACTGCATCACCTTCCTCTGTTCATAGTGGATCAAGATCATCTTCTCCTCGTCTCCCAGCTCTTCTTCATTATCTTCCCCTGATTCTCTATCACATCCCTTGATCTTTCCATTCTTTTTTGCAGCCTTGCAAGAAGTTGTACTTCCATCTTTTTCAAGAGGACAAATACATTTCACTCAACCCAGATTTTCTAACACGCACATGATCTTTTCCCTTCAGAGGTCTGTATAATCACAAATAGGAGACTTACTCAGATCCTGATAGATGACGTGACAGTTAAAGCCCATCTTGCCAATCGTGCGACTGAGCTGGAGCCAGCAATCCTGAGGAAAGATTGTGCTGAGGTCTCTCAGGAAGCTTTCCATGTGTTCCTGACCCTCTTTAGGTATACTCCACGAGCCCAATACTGACAGCTCAACACCACTTTGGGAACGCATCTGCAACAGAAGTACCATGttgaacagagagaaaagactACTAATACATTCTAACTCCTTAATTACTACTTGTGACAATACTAATCCCCACCAATATAACGTAAACCTTTAACCTGACCTGCTGGAGGTACTGTTTGACCTGTCCAGGTATGAATGGGTAATGGATCACGGCCAGCACCACAGCAGAATCATGGCCAGGCATCCAGTGGCCAACCAGCAGCCCACTATCTGCCTGGTTACAGCACTGTGGGAAGAAGATCCTCAGCACCATGACTTCTGTCTCAGCTTACTTTGCAGTGTTTTTAATGACCTGagtgaaagatttaaaaaaaagacacataaGACAACATCTGCCTCTGCAAGGTAGCAGTTAAAAACCAAAGTCATAAATCATAAATCACTACATCTTGGTGTAGCATCTCTTTCAGTTCGTTAGATACAACCTGAAAAGCTATATTCTATTTCTAAGATTATATTAACTGATCTAAAGATTCTATTTTATATTGATCATTGGCACAGCTTTTTTCCAAAATATACATTCATGGAAACTACTATTAACTACACAAAACAAgatgataaaaagaaaactaatATAATAAGCCTACTATACATTTTTAATGGAAACTTGTGGGTAAAAGTAAGCGTACACacaaaatcaacaaaataaaaatacttgaAAGTTTGCCAAACTTAATCCCTTTTAATCACGGGGTGGACACTCAATTTACAAAATTCATCATGAAACAGAACGGGACTAGATAAATGACCTTCATGTCCTTCAAATATTGAGTTTGAAGCTATTGTTGTTGTGGCAACAGAGTATTAAGCCCTGGGCATAATAGCGATTGGTGACAGAAATATCAATAGGCAAACAGGGAAGTAGGTTAACGCTTTTAAGCAAATAAAATATGAAGAACACACGTCCCTTGTTAAGCAGTTGAATTAATAAAGGATTAACAGTGAAGCAAAGTcgataaaaaaaacccaactctaTTCTTGTGATTTACGAATTTGTTAAAACTATGGTAAATATTTAAGGTTTTATATCTCTAAGCCTGAACCAAGATATATGAAAGAGTACAGCAGTACGATAATCCTTTAACGGCAGCAAATGTATCGCAATAGTCAAAAACGACTGCGTTTCTTACCTCCTTTAATGCCAACGCGGGGTTTCGCCTTTCATTTAAATCATCGATAACATTTTAGCTAAGTGCAGAGCGACGCCATATTTGTTTATAGTCCAGCGCATAAAACATTCCGGCTAGAAAcatatttcatcttttttcgACCGCTCCCATTAATCGGAACGTTAACAAcgtagaaaaaacaaaaaacacaacccTAAAATCGAGTACATTAAAAAATAAcgatttttttttgtacattatATGTCCAAAATGCTATTAAgctgatgaaaataaaatgggGCACATTACTGGTCATTGACGCTATAAAAACAACAGTATAAGAAACTCAATCAATATACACTATTAGTGCAATAATAACCCAATACAGACCCCCCAAAATAAGAATAAGCATAAGAACAAGAATAATAAGAATCCTCACCACTGGTTGTGTGCTTCTTTCGCAGAAATTAGGTGGTGGCTCAACTGTAGATTGTTTTTATCTCATCCAGTAGTGACATGGCAAGAAAAGAGCGGGGTGAAAATGCACTCAAGTAATCACGATAAATATCAGGGATACAATGCGTCTTGTCGTCCTCAAGGAAGACTTGAAATTTACTAACTTACTTTAATAatttaagattttaaatgaGCACTGTCGTGATCTCAGTAAAGATGATTTTAGTACAAACATAATTAGCAATGGGGACATGGCTCCTGATTTCTATCGTGACCCCGAAAGGAATAAATCGGTTAAGTAGATGAGAATAAGAATAATTATCAATGACATGCTATAAGATCTCCATATGCAATATCAATAAAGCCATATACTTTTTGAAGTTAaaaactacattacccagcagCGCTCGAAAGCATGTGACGCTTTTTGAGTACGCCGGATGTTAACGTACACATGTTGAACATGGAATGCCTAAAGCGGTACCGCTATTTAGACGATAAATACGGAAACAAATGTGCTATTTTACGAAATTTTCAAGAGTCCTTTTTCGCTATGAATCGTATGGTGTCGTTTCCCTGGACTGTAAGCAAATGCGATTTAAAGTCTGTAGCGAATATGCAATGACACATGTTATCAAGATGTAAACTAACGTTATGTATAATTATTATGATTATGAGAAATTAAAACAGAAAGTATATGTATTTTATGGGCTTGTTTTTAtaaatgttgctttaaaaaattacatttgtggaatttaatttaatttaaggATGATGTATTTTTCAGTCCGTAGAAAAACACCTTGAATGCAACAAATCATCAGACCTCATTTCGGAGATCTTGAAATGCGTAAGTTAACACGAACGCAAGCTCACTTTGTCATCCTCTAACACATCCCTGAATCGAAAGAAATGATGATTGTTGCATCTTTCCCCCTTCTGTCAGACATGTTTTCACTCTCT from Takifugu flavidus isolate HTHZ2018 chromosome 18, ASM371156v2, whole genome shotgun sequence encodes:
- the pigq gene encoding phosphatidylinositol N-acetylglucosaminyltransferase subunit Q; this translates as MVLRIFFPQCCNQADSGLLVGHWMPGHDSAVVLAVIHYPFIPGQVKQYLQQMRSQSGVELSVLGSWSIPKEGQEHMESFLRDLSTIFPQDCWLQLSRTIGKMGFNCHVIYQDLNGSTTSCKAAKKNGKIKGCDRESGEDNEEELGDEEKMILIHYEQRKVMQSQLHPIEVPDTDPPSELREVFQTVARSRPLFFLDRYDDGPLKSTHWQSQGREASIIVELLKQASVPLCLLISWLLSKWTRICNFSVFNLYPLRFLSSKLSTCDQWSYRTEHMRTLSSVKPAAGHAPFMRKANILVSLLVDVALGVLLMSWLYRDNRISIIANALLPAADHVAKELEELLQWLMGAPAGLKMNRALDQVLGRFFLYHIHLWISYIHLMSPFIETILWYGGLSACLGITFALSLLSDMVALLTFHIYCFYVYGARLYCLKIYGLSSLWRLFRGKKWNVLRQRVDSCSYDLDQLFIGTLLFTILLFLLPTTALYYLVFTLLRLVVVMFQGVLHLSVDIINSFPLFAVGLRVCQPYRLAEGVKFRVLCEEPGTALHLLMEINPLKCSAVVQRYRVPTYSCYPKDSWAALVKKLFVGELIYPWRHKTTKSD